From the genome of Bradyrhizobium sp. ORS 278:
CACCGAAGCCAGGCCTGTCCTCCGGAAGCGGCCCGCGCTGGTCCTTCATCTTCGAAGCGAGCTGCCAGGTCCGGCAGATCACCTCATGGATGCGCCCCATGCCCTGGCTGTCGGAGCCGAGCATCGAAATCGCGCCAATATCGTGGAGCACATCCTCGGCCGCGATCGTCTGCGCGCGGATGCGACTCTCGGCGAAGGCGACATCCTCGGGGATCGCCGGGTTGAGATGATGGCACACCATCGTCATGTCCAAATGTTCGTCGAACGTGTTGACCGTGTAGGGATTGGTCGGATTGGTCGACGACGGCAGGCAGTGCATCTCGCCGGCGACGCGGATGATATCAGGCGCATGGCCGCCGCCGGCGCCCTCGGTGTGATACATGTGGATGGTGCGGCCGCCGATCGCCTCCAGCGTGTTCTCGACGAAGCCCGATTCGTTCAGCGTATCGGTGTGGATCTGGACCTGAAAATCGCAGGCATCGGCCACCTTCAGGCAGGTGTCGATCGCCGCTGGCATCGTGCCCCAGTCCTCGTGCAGCTTCAGCCCCATCACGCCGGTCTGCAGCTGCTCGATCAGCGGCGCCTCGCGATGCGAATTGCCGCGGCCGAGAAAGCCGAAATTCATCGGCCAGGCTTCTGCCGCCTGCAGCATCTTGCCGGTATTGAAGGGACCGCCGGAGTCGATGCCGACCGTGATCGGTCCAAGCGAGCCGCCGATCATCGTGGTGATGCCGCTCGCCAGCGCATGCTCGACGAGACCTGCGCTGTCGAAATGCACGTGCACGTCGATCGCGCCGGGCGTCGCGATCAGGCCCTCGCAGTCGCGCACGGTGGTGCCGGTCGAGACGATCAGGCGCGGATCGACGCCGTCCATGATCGCGGGATTGCCGGCCTTGCCGATGCCGACGATGCGCCCGTTGCGGATGCCGAGGTCGCCCTTGACGATTCCGATGACGGGATCGATGACGGTGACGTTGCAGAGCAGGAAGTCGAGCGCGCCCTCGGCGCTGGTGAGACCTGCCATGCCGATGCCGTCACGCAACGTCTTGCCGCCGCCATGAAGGCACTCGTCGCCATAGACGGCGTGGTCCTTCTCGACCACGGCAAACAGCGAGGTGTCGCCGAGCCGGACCGCATCACCCGTTGTCGGGCCGTAGAGTGCGGCGTAGTCACGCCGGTCGATCGTCGCCACGTGATGTCCCCCTTGAAATGGTCACGCCCCGCGAAAGCCGCGCGCCTTAGCCCGGGCCAGCGCCGCGCTGCGGACGGCCGGATCCGACGCGGTGCCGTCGGTGAGATTGTTCAGCCCGCTCAGCTGCTGGTGGCCGCCGAACTCCACCAAGGTGACCTCCTTCGAGGCGCCCGGCTCGAACCGCACCGCGGTGCCGGCAGGAATGTCGAGCCGCATGTTGAATGCAGAAGCGCGGTCGAATTCGAGCGCCTTGTTGACCTCGAAGAAGTGGAAATGCGAGCCGATCTGGATCGGCCGATCCCCCGTGTTGACAGCGGTCAGTGTCACGCTGCGTCGGCCGGCATTGAGCGCAAGCTGTCCGGCTTGCGCCCTGATTTCGCCGGGCCGTTCGGGATCGGCAGCCGAACCCGGCGCGGGACGGATCGGCTCGTGCACGGTCACCAGTTTGGTGCCATCGGGAAAAACACATTCGACCTGGATGATGTCCATCATCGCGGCGATCCCGGGCAGCACGTCGTCAGTGGTGAGGATGGTCGAGCCGTGGCTGATCAGGTCGGCCACGCTGCGGCCATCGCGCGCGCCTTCAAGGATCTCGTCGGTGATGATCGCGACAGCTTCCGGATAGTTCAGCTTGAGTCCGCGGCCGCGGCGGCGGCGCGACAGCTCGGCGGCGTTGAAGATGGTGAGGCGCTCGAGTTCGGTGGGTGTCAGCAGCATACGGTCTCGCTCTCAATTGGCAAACAGGCGCAGCTCGGCGTGGACGTGTCGCGCCGTCGCGACGTCGAGAAAGGGGATGAAGCTTTCGAGCTCGGCCTCGTCGTCGACCGGCGTCGCGAGCAGATCGTCGATCAGCGGCAGCAGCGCCTGCAAGACACCCTGTCCCTGCAGCGCGCCGACGGCGCCGAGCCGCACCGCGGCCGTGATCAGTCCGGACGCGACCGTATAGGCCGAGCACAATTCGGCATGACGCTGATCGAGTCCGAGCGCCGCCCACAGCGCGCCCTGCATCACGGCGATGTGCCCGAGACACTTCCCTGCCCGGACGGCCTCCCGCAGATCGACCGCCAGGGGCTGACCGAGCCGCGCATGCGCCGCCAGGAACGATGCGCCGTTGCGGCGCGAGCCGGCGCGCAGCGTCTCGATCACCGTCGACGCTTCGACCTGCCGGTCGATCGTCGCGAGTGCGTCCAGCCCGGGACCGGTCCGGAACGCGCGCAGCAGAGCCACCCGGTCATAGCTCGCCCAGCGCTGCCGCAGCACCGCGGCACAAAGCCGCTCGAAATCATGCAGGGTCATGTCGGGGCGCAGCGACAACGCGCCTTCGATCCCGTAGGAGAATGCGAAGGCGCCGCTTGGAAACGCGGCGTCGGCCTGCCAGATCGCGCGCAACATCGGCAGCATGGTCAGTGATCGCCGTGGTGATGATGGTGACCATGTCCGCTTCCGGGTGCAGCGTCGGCCTGCGCCGGGCTATCGGCGGACTCCTCGTCGAGCACGGTGACGGCCACACGCCGGGCCGCGACCAGGTTCTCGATCCGCGCCGTGTAGTCCTCGGGCCGCCCCTCGAGCGCCACCAGCAGCACCTCGCCGCCGAACCGGACCCGCCAGTGCAGGTTGCCCACCTGATAGCCGAGCTCCACCGCGTCCGAGATCGAGCGCGGCTCGAGCCGCAGCCAGCGTTCGGTCGCGGCACGCACCACGATCGCACGGTCGGCCTCCAACAGCAGCACCGCGCCGTCGAACAGCCTCTCGGCCCGCGGCAGCGCGATGGCCAGCTCCTCGCCTTTGCGAGTCGAGACGAGCAGCCGCCGGCGTGCGAGATCGGGCGCGGGAATGTCGACCACGTCGATGCCGCCGCGATGCTCGAGCTTGTGCAGTGGCTCCGCCAGAGCGGCATCGATGCGGCTACCCAGGACGTGCTCGATTCGTAACATGCGATCGATCCCTCACTGTGTCTGCGGTGGCGGCCCGCGCCGCCACCGCGATGCGTCACGAGGCGAGCAGCGCCTTGAGCTTGGCATCGATGAAGTCGACGTCAGCCGGGTTCGTGCCCGGTCCGCCGGCGAAATGCCCCCAGATCGACGGCACCGGGATGAACTCGGCGTTCGGCATATGCGCGACCTCGAACTGACTGTCCTCCGGCGGGAAGTAGAGATCGGTCTGGCCCGGCATCACGAACGCCTTGGCCTTGATCGCGCCGAGCGCCGCCTTGAAATCACCCTTGTAGATCTCGTTGTCGCTGATATCGCCGTTTTGCCAGGTCCACAGCATCGTCAGCAGATTGTTTGGATCCTTCGGCAGGAAGAAGCCTTCCCAGAACGCGACCAGGAAGTCCTCCAGCGACGAGTAGCCCATGGCCTTGAGATCGAGTTGCTCGCGATAGAACGCCTGCGAGAAACCCCAGCCGGCATAGACGCGTGCCGCGGCGCGAAGGCCGCGCGCCGGCTTGTCGGTGTACCAGCCCTCCTTCCACGCGGCGTCAGCGGTGAGCGCCGCCTTCACGCCCTCGAGGAACACGAAGTTGTGCCGCGAGCATTTCGCCGAGCCGCAGAACGGCGCGATCAGGTCCATCATGTCGGGATAGAGTGCGCCCCAATGGAACGTCTGCAGCGCGCCCATCGACCAGCCCGTGACGAGGCGAATGTGCGAGACGCCGAACTTTTCAGTCACCAGACGATGCTGAACCCGCACGTTGTCATAGGCGGTGACCTGCGGGAACCGCGGCCCATTATAGGGCTCCGGCGTGTTGCTCGGCGACGACGACAGCCCGTTGCCCAGCATGTTGGGAATGATGATGAAATACTTGGCCGGATCGAGCGCCCGGCCTGCGCCGATCAGCCATTCATTGTCGTAGTGCTGCCCGGAGTACCAGGTCGGATAGACGATGACGTTGTCCTTCGCTGCGTTCAGCGTTCCGAACGTCTTGTAGGCCAGCTTGCAGCCGCGCAGGGTTGCGCCGCGCTGGAGCTTGACGTCGCCGAGATCGTAGATGTCGTAATCGAGACTCACGATGATGCTCCTGTTCTGGAATTGCAATGACGGTTCGGCGGTCACCGCGCGCGGTGGCCGCCGAAGATGGCGCTTCACGATTTTGCAGGGACGGCACTACCGCTCGTCGACCGGCTGATGCCGAAATAGACCACGCCGGCCACGATCGCCGCTGACAGCGCTGTCGACAGATACGGCATCCACTGCTCCACGACGAAGGCGCAGATCGAGCCGACAGCCCAGGCCACGAACGCCTGCGGGCGCCAATCGGCATCGATCTTCGACTCCGGCCTGAACAGATACTGGTCGATCAGAATGATCGCGCCGATCGGGGGAACGAGGATACCGAGCAACGACAGCCACTGAATGAAGAACGCCCAGACGTTACCCGCGGCGACCGCAATGCCGATCGCGCCGAGAATGACGGCCATCAGCCGCATATGCGTTCCCAGGATCCGCGACCAGCCGGTCGCCGCATTGTAGAGGCAGTGCGAGCAGACGGACCCCAGGTTGATGTAGAGGAACAGGAACGCAAGCACACTGAGCCACGCCATCTGCTTGCCGTTCATGTAGCCGAACATGTTGTCGGCACCGAACGGATTGGCGTTCGGAACCGCCAGCGCTGCCG
Proteins encoded in this window:
- a CDS encoding alpha/beta fold hydrolase; protein product: MSLDYDIYDLGDVKLQRGATLRGCKLAYKTFGTLNAAKDNVIVYPTWYSGQHYDNEWLIGAGRALDPAKYFIIIPNMLGNGLSSSPSNTPEPYNGPRFPQVTAYDNVRVQHRLVTEKFGVSHIRLVTGWSMGALQTFHWGALYPDMMDLIAPFCGSAKCSRHNFVFLEGVKAALTADAAWKEGWYTDKPARGLRAAARVYAGWGFSQAFYREQLDLKAMGYSSLEDFLVAFWEGFFLPKDPNNLLTMLWTWQNGDISDNEIYKGDFKAALGAIKAKAFVMPGQTDLYFPPEDSQFEVAHMPNAEFIPVPSIWGHFAGGPGTNPADVDFIDAKLKALLAS
- the ureC gene encoding urease subunit alpha produces the protein MATIDRRDYAALYGPTTGDAVRLGDTSLFAVVEKDHAVYGDECLHGGGKTLRDGIGMAGLTSAEGALDFLLCNVTVIDPVIGIVKGDLGIRNGRIVGIGKAGNPAIMDGVDPRLIVSTGTTVRDCEGLIATPGAIDVHVHFDSAGLVEHALASGITTMIGGSLGPITVGIDSGGPFNTGKMLQAAEAWPMNFGFLGRGNSHREAPLIEQLQTGVMGLKLHEDWGTMPAAIDTCLKVADACDFQVQIHTDTLNESGFVENTLEAIGGRTIHMYHTEGAGGGHAPDIIRVAGEMHCLPSSTNPTNPYTVNTFDEHLDMTMVCHHLNPAIPEDVAFAESRIRAQTIAAEDVLHDIGAISMLGSDSQGMGRIHEVICRTWQLASKMKDQRGPLPEDRPGFGDNARIRRYIAKYTINAARTFGIADHIGSLEDGKIADIVVWRPSFFGIKPELVIKSGFIAWGAMGDSAASLMTCEPMLLRPQWGAFGRAPAALSACFVHPLAIERGLGAELGLSKQLLPVKGTRKLSKRDMLWNDNCPKVTVDPETFDVFVDGELATCEPARELPLARRYMLR
- the ureE gene encoding urease accessory protein UreE, with product MLRIEHVLGSRIDAALAEPLHKLEHRGGIDVVDIPAPDLARRRLLVSTRKGEELAIALPRAERLFDGAVLLLEADRAIVVRAATERWLRLEPRSISDAVELGYQVGNLHWRVRFGGEVLLVALEGRPEDYTARIENLVAARRVAVTVLDEESADSPAQADAAPGSGHGHHHHHGDH
- a CDS encoding urease subunit gamma, whose product is MLLTPTELERLTIFNAAELSRRRRGRGLKLNYPEAVAIITDEILEGARDGRSVADLISHGSTILTTDDVLPGIAAMMDIIQVECVFPDGTKLVTVHEPIRPAPGSAADPERPGEIRAQAGQLALNAGRRSVTLTAVNTGDRPIQIGSHFHFFEVNKALEFDRASAFNMRLDIPAGTAVRFEPGASKEVTLVEFGGHQQLSGLNNLTDGTASDPAVRSAALARAKARGFRGA
- a CDS encoding urease accessory protein UreF, which translates into the protein MLPMLRAIWQADAAFPSGAFAFSYGIEGALSLRPDMTLHDFERLCAAVLRQRWASYDRVALLRAFRTGPGLDALATIDRQVEASTVIETLRAGSRRNGASFLAAHARLGQPLAVDLREAVRAGKCLGHIAVMQGALWAALGLDQRHAELCSAYTVASGLITAAVRLGAVGALQGQGVLQALLPLIDDLLATPVDDEAELESFIPFLDVATARHVHAELRLFAN